The Pirellulales bacterium genome contains a region encoding:
- a CDS encoding histidine kinase, with product MMSATECTPPIEPDCQQAAALLVENQLGSIAHRTDRMFALLMGLQWVAAVAAAFWFSPRAWIGMQSSVHIHVWAAVFLGGALACFPVYLAMMHPGRAITRHVIA from the coding sequence ATGATGTCCGCCACAGAATGTACCCCGCCGATCGAGCCAGACTGCCAGCAAGCGGCTGCGCTGCTGGTGGAGAACCAGCTGGGGTCGATTGCGCATCGAACGGATCGGATGTTCGCGCTGTTGATGGGGCTGCAATGGGTTGCGGCGGTGGCGGCGGCATTTTGGTTTTCGCCGCGGGCCTGGATCGGCATGCAGAGTTCGGTGCACATCCACGTTTGGGCGGCCGTGTTCTTGGGGGGCGCCCTGGCATGTTTTCCGGTTTATCTCGCAATGATGCATCCCGGACGCGCAATCACCCGCCATGTGATCGC